The proteins below come from a single Parageobacillus toebii NBRC 107807 genomic window:
- the rimM gene encoding ribosome maturation factor RimM (Essential for efficient processing of 16S rRNA) → MEKWFNVGKIVNTHGIRGEVRVISRTDFPEERYKKGNTLYIFMEKSKEPVAVTVKSHRVHKSFDLLAFEGYDNINLVEKFKGAMLKVPESQLGELDEGEYYFHEIIGCTVVTEEGETIGTVKEILTPGANDVWVVKRNNGKEVLIPYIEDVVKNVDVETKTITIRPMEGLLE, encoded by the coding sequence ATGGAAAAGTGGTTTAATGTCGGAAAAATTGTGAATACGCATGGGATTCGTGGCGAAGTACGTGTTATTTCCCGCACTGATTTTCCAGAGGAACGTTATAAAAAAGGAAATACGTTATATATTTTTATGGAGAAATCGAAAGAACCAGTCGCAGTAACCGTCAAAAGCCATCGTGTTCATAAATCATTTGATTTGCTTGCGTTTGAAGGATATGACAACATTAATCTTGTCGAGAAGTTTAAAGGGGCGATGTTGAAGGTGCCGGAGAGCCAGCTTGGCGAGTTAGATGAAGGAGAATATTATTTCCATGAAATTATTGGCTGTACGGTCGTTACAGAAGAAGGGGAAACGATCGGAACCGTGAAAGAAATTTTAACTCCGGGCGCCAACGATGTATGGGTGGTAAAACGGAATAACGGAAAAGAAGTGCTTATTCCATATATAGAAGACGTTGTAAAAAATGTCGATGTAGAAACGAAAACCATTACCATTCGCCCAATGGAAGGGCTGCTCGAATGA
- the rplS gene encoding 50S ribosomal protein L19: MHHLIQEITKEQLRTDLPDFRPGDTVRVHVKVIEGSRERIQVFEGVVIKRRGAGISETFTVRKVSYGVGVERTFPVHTPKIAKLEVVRRGKVRRAKLYYLRQLRGKAARIKEIVR, translated from the coding sequence ATGCATCATTTAATCCAAGAAATTACGAAAGAGCAATTGCGGACAGATTTACCAGATTTCCGTCCTGGTGACACGGTGCGCGTTCATGTGAAAGTCATCGAAGGAAGCCGTGAACGTATCCAAGTGTTTGAAGGCGTTGTAATTAAACGCCGCGGTGCTGGTATTAGCGAAACATTCACCGTCCGCAAAGTATCTTACGGTGTTGGTGTAGAGCGTACTTTCCCAGTGCATACACCGAAAATCGCGAAGTTAGAAGTTGTTCGCCGCGGTAAAGTACGCCGTGCGAAATTGTATTATTTACGTCAACTTCGTGGTAAAGCAGCACGCATTAAAGAAATCGTTCGATAA
- the ffh gene encoding signal recognition particle protein, whose amino-acid sequence MAFEGLSERLQNVMNKIRGKGKVTEADVKEMMREVRLALLEADVNFKVVKDFVKRVSERAVGQEVLKSLTPGQQVIKVVKEELTELMGGEQSKIAVASRPPTVIMMVGLQGAGKTTTTGKLANLLRKRYNRKPLLAAADIYRPAAIKQLETLGKQLNMPVFSLGDQVSPVEIAKQAIEKAKEEHYDYVLIDTAGRLHIDETLMDELKQMKEVAKPDEIFLVVDAMTGQDAVNVAQSFHEQLGITGVILTKLDGDTRGGAALSIRAVTNTPIKFVGMGEKLDALEPFHPERMASRILGMGDVLTLIEKAQAAVDEEKAKELEQKMRTATFTLEDFLEQLGQVRKLGPLDEILKMLPGANKIKGLNNLQIDEKQISRVEAIIRSMTKEEKMHPEIINGSRKKRIAKGSGTSVQEVNRLLKQFEEMKKMMKMMTNMPKGKKRGFKFPFM is encoded by the coding sequence ATGGCGTTTGAAGGATTATCCGAACGTTTACAAAACGTGATGAACAAAATCCGCGGCAAAGGAAAAGTAACGGAAGCGGATGTTAAGGAAATGATGCGTGAAGTTCGCCTTGCCCTTCTTGAAGCGGACGTCAACTTTAAAGTTGTCAAAGACTTTGTCAAGCGGGTCAGCGAACGCGCGGTTGGGCAGGAAGTGTTAAAAAGCTTAACGCCGGGACAGCAAGTCATTAAAGTTGTCAAAGAAGAGCTGACCGAACTGATGGGCGGCGAACAAAGCAAAATTGCGGTTGCCAGCCGTCCGCCGACCGTCATTATGATGGTTGGATTGCAAGGCGCCGGAAAAACGACGACGACCGGGAAATTAGCGAACTTGCTGCGGAAACGATATAATCGCAAACCACTGTTAGCCGCGGCGGACATTTATCGTCCAGCGGCGATTAAACAGCTTGAAACGCTTGGAAAACAACTGAATATGCCCGTTTTTTCCTTGGGCGATCAAGTCAGCCCTGTGGAAATTGCCAAGCAAGCCATCGAAAAAGCAAAAGAAGAGCATTACGACTATGTGCTCATCGACACGGCCGGACGTCTCCATATTGACGAAACATTGATGGATGAATTAAAGCAAATGAAAGAAGTAGCGAAGCCAGATGAAATTTTCCTCGTTGTCGACGCGATGACGGGGCAAGATGCGGTAAATGTCGCGCAAAGCTTTCATGAACAGCTTGGCATCACCGGCGTTATTTTAACGAAGCTTGACGGCGACACGCGCGGCGGGGCGGCGCTTTCGATTCGAGCGGTTACGAACACCCCGATTAAATTCGTCGGAATGGGTGAAAAGCTCGACGCGCTCGAGCCGTTTCATCCGGAGCGCATGGCTTCGCGCATTCTAGGAATGGGTGATGTGCTTACACTTATTGAAAAAGCGCAGGCCGCTGTCGATGAAGAAAAAGCCAAAGAGCTCGAACAAAAAATGCGCACTGCTACGTTTACACTTGAAGATTTCTTAGAGCAGCTTGGGCAAGTGCGTAAACTCGGCCCCCTTGATGAAATTTTAAAAATGCTTCCGGGTGCGAATAAAATAAAAGGGTTGAACAACTTACAAATTGATGAAAAACAAATTAGCCGCGTTGAAGCGATTATTCGCTCGATGACAAAAGAAGAAAAAATGCATCCGGAAATTATTAATGGAAGCCGGAAAAAGCGGATTGCAAAAGGAAGCGGCACATCCGTGCAAGAGGTAAACCGGCTTTTAAAACAGTTTGAAGAAATGAAAAAGATGATGAAAATGATGACAAATATGCCAAAAGGAAAGAAAAGAGGGTTTAAATTCCCGTTTATGTAG
- the trmD gene encoding tRNA (guanosine(37)-N1)-methyltransferase TrmD — MRIDILTLFPNMFTGVFNESILKKAQEKKAVSLNVINFRDFADNKHKTVDDYPYGGGAGMVLKPQPIFDAVAYVTKYSEHPRIILLCPQGERYTQKKAEELAKEDHLVLICGHYEGYDERIREYLVTDEISIGDYVLTGGELGAMVIVDSVVRLLPGVLGNEASPVHDSFSSGLLEHPHYTRPADFRGMKVPEVLLSGNHRLIEEWREKQSLKRTFLRRPDLLENYPLTEKQKRWIEEWKKEER, encoded by the coding sequence ATGAGAATCGATATATTAACATTATTTCCGAACATGTTTACTGGAGTTTTTAATGAGTCAATTTTGAAAAAGGCACAAGAGAAAAAGGCGGTTTCGCTTAATGTGATCAATTTTCGCGATTTCGCGGATAACAAGCATAAAACAGTGGATGATTATCCATACGGCGGCGGAGCGGGAATGGTGTTAAAGCCGCAGCCGATTTTTGACGCAGTTGCCTATGTGACAAAGTATTCCGAACATCCACGCATCATTTTGCTTTGCCCGCAAGGTGAACGCTACACGCAAAAAAAAGCGGAAGAACTGGCGAAAGAGGACCATTTAGTGCTTATTTGCGGCCATTACGAAGGCTATGATGAACGAATTCGCGAATATTTAGTGACCGATGAAATCTCAATTGGGGATTATGTATTAACAGGCGGGGAATTAGGAGCAATGGTGATCGTCGATAGCGTTGTCCGGCTGCTTCCGGGTGTGCTTGGCAACGAAGCTTCTCCTGTTCATGACTCGTTTAGTTCCGGCTTGCTCGAACACCCACATTACACGCGTCCTGCCGATTTCCGCGGCATGAAAGTTCCAGAAGTACTTTTGTCGGGAAATCATCGCCTCATCGAAGAATGGCGTGAAAAACAATCGTTAAAACGAACGTTTTTGCGCCGACCGGATTTACTAGAAAATTATCCATTAACAGAAAAGCAAAAACGATGGATCGAAGAGTGGAAAAAAGAAGAGCGGTAA
- the smc gene encoding chromosome segregation protein SMC has product MFLKRLDIIGFKSFADRVSIEFVPGVTAVVGPNGSGKSNITDAIRWVLGEQSAKSLRGAKMEDIIFAGSDSRKPLNVAEVTITLDNEDQFLPLDYQEVSITRRVYRSGESEFFINKQPCRLKDIVDLLMDSGLGKEAFSIIGQGRVEEILSSKPEERRTIFEEAAGVLKYKIRKKKAENKLAETQENLHRVSDILHELEQQLEPLKMQASIAKDYLEKRDELERFEVALMVHDIEQLHQQWTSLKQLLAQHQNEEIQLSSTLQKEEAEIEQLRDHITALDESIDGLQQVLLVASEELEKLEGKKEVLKERKKNAAQYKKQLEDTISSLSEKKERLELTLKHEKEQLAQLKKTVSTIQAELKEKQASLSAYDANVEEKIEQLKSDYIELVHEQASLKNERSHLQTLLEKLQAKQIALAEENRKYLDERKYLEEQYAKLGQKRQQMEKTLQEKERLLQQKTNEVAAMKADLEKKESMLYQAYQYLQQTKSRKEMLEEMQQDYAGFFQGVKEILKARAQFPGIHGAIVELIQVPDRYETAMEIALGGAMQHIVVENEEVARKAIHYLKAHAYGRATFLPMNVMQPKTISSEQLALIKDHPSFVGIASELIHYDSAYRSVIANLLGNVIITTDLKGANELARLLHYRYRLVTLDGDVVSPGGAMTGGGIAKKANSLLSRNRELETITAKLHEMEQKTEQLERFVQTKKKMIHQEEAALLALRKQIEEERFALQEVKSELREVQLQEKNMNERLALYDHEKANDEQEAKQMTEKLAVIEQQLCDLEGKLKEIDRTIETLQAQKQTEQTSKEALQTAMTEQKIALAETQQRLKNVQEKVEQLHNELADTEKQLQASKQELASLIEEMNSSHFGEEELEKMRQKKSQDKQKTIELIASRREQRLQYQTKLEHLEREWKEKKRQHKQLADIVKDEEVKLNRLDVELENLLSRLREEYMLSFEAAKEAYPLTVDVQEARKRVKLIKRAIDELGTVNLGAIDEYERVSERYQFLTEQKADLQQAKETLHQVIDEMDQEMKKRFLSTFEHIRSHFGDVFRQLFGGGNADLRLTNPDDLLETGIEIVAQPPGKKLQNLSLLSGGERALTAIALLFSILKVRPVPFCVLDEVEAALDEANVHRYAQYLKQFSDQTQFIVITHRKGTMEEADVLYGVTMQESGVSKLVSVRLEDSKQLVKS; this is encoded by the coding sequence ATGTTCCTCAAACGGTTGGATATTATCGGATTTAAATCATTTGCTGATCGAGTATCCATTGAATTTGTTCCCGGGGTGACGGCGGTTGTCGGTCCGAACGGGAGCGGAAAAAGCAATATAACCGATGCGATTCGTTGGGTGCTTGGCGAGCAGTCAGCAAAGTCGTTGCGCGGTGCGAAAATGGAAGATATTATTTTTGCTGGGAGTGATTCCCGGAAACCGCTGAATGTGGCAGAAGTGACGATCACTCTTGACAACGAAGATCAATTTTTGCCGCTCGATTATCAAGAAGTCAGCATTACGCGGCGTGTTTACCGCTCGGGAGAAAGTGAATTTTTCATTAATAAACAGCCGTGTCGTTTAAAAGATATTGTAGATCTATTGATGGATTCTGGGTTAGGAAAAGAAGCCTTTTCCATCATTGGCCAAGGTCGCGTCGAGGAAATTTTAAGCAGCAAGCCGGAAGAAAGACGGACCATTTTTGAAGAGGCAGCCGGTGTGTTAAAGTATAAAATCCGCAAGAAAAAAGCGGAAAATAAGCTTGCGGAAACGCAAGAAAACTTGCACCGTGTCAGCGATATTTTACATGAACTAGAACAACAACTAGAGCCGCTGAAAATGCAAGCATCCATCGCGAAAGATTATTTAGAAAAACGCGATGAACTCGAAAGATTTGAAGTAGCACTGATGGTGCATGACATTGAACAATTGCATCAGCAATGGACATCGCTAAAGCAACTGCTTGCACAGCACCAAAACGAAGAGATACAGCTATCTTCCACATTGCAAAAAGAGGAAGCGGAAATCGAACAGCTTCGCGATCATATTACGGCGCTTGATGAGTCGATTGACGGCCTGCAGCAAGTATTGCTCGTTGCGAGCGAAGAATTGGAAAAGCTCGAAGGGAAAAAAGAAGTATTAAAAGAGCGAAAGAAAAATGCCGCTCAATATAAAAAGCAGCTCGAAGATACAATTTCATCTCTTTCCGAAAAAAAGGAACGCCTCGAGCTAACGTTAAAGCATGAGAAAGAACAGCTTGCTCAGTTAAAGAAGACCGTTTCTACTATTCAAGCGGAACTAAAAGAGAAACAAGCGTCTCTTTCAGCCTATGACGCAAACGTCGAAGAGAAAATCGAGCAGTTAAAAAGCGATTATATTGAACTAGTTCATGAACAAGCTTCGCTAAAAAATGAGCGCTCCCATTTGCAAACACTGCTAGAAAAATTACAGGCAAAACAAATAGCGCTTGCCGAAGAAAACCGAAAATATTTAGACGAGCGCAAATATCTCGAAGAGCAATACGCAAAACTAGGCCAAAAGCGTCAACAAATGGAAAAAACGCTGCAAGAAAAGGAAAGGCTCTTGCAGCAAAAAACAAACGAAGTTGCGGCGATGAAAGCCGATTTGGAAAAGAAAGAATCCATGCTTTATCAAGCGTACCAATATTTGCAACAAACGAAGTCGCGCAAAGAAATGCTTGAGGAAATGCAGCAAGACTATGCAGGCTTTTTCCAAGGAGTAAAAGAAATATTAAAAGCACGTGCACAGTTTCCGGGCATTCATGGAGCCATCGTCGAATTGATTCAAGTGCCTGACCGCTACGAAACGGCGATGGAAATCGCTCTCGGCGGCGCGATGCAGCATATCGTTGTAGAAAATGAGGAAGTAGCGCGAAAAGCGATCCATTACTTAAAAGCGCATGCTTACGGGCGTGCTACTTTCTTGCCGATGAATGTCATGCAGCCGAAAACAATTTCTTCCGAACAACTTGCCCTTATTAAAGACCATCCGTCATTTGTCGGAATTGCAAGCGAGCTCATTCATTATGACAGCGCCTATCGTTCGGTCATTGCCAATTTGCTTGGAAATGTGATTATCACAACCGATTTAAAAGGAGCGAATGAACTAGCGCGCTTGCTTCATTATCGTTACCGTCTTGTAACACTCGATGGAGATGTCGTTAGTCCGGGCGGTGCGATGACTGGCGGCGGAATCGCGAAAAAAGCGAATTCTCTTTTAAGCAGAAACCGTGAATTAGAAACGATTACGGCAAAGCTGCATGAAATGGAGCAAAAAACAGAACAGCTTGAACGTTTTGTACAAACGAAGAAGAAAATGATTCATCAAGAGGAAGCGGCATTGCTTGCATTGCGAAAGCAAATAGAGGAGGAGCGTTTTGCGCTTCAAGAAGTAAAAAGCGAATTGCGCGAAGTACAATTGCAGGAAAAAAATATGAATGAACGTCTTGCTCTCTACGACCATGAAAAAGCCAATGATGAACAAGAAGCAAAACAGATGACAGAAAAGCTTGCTGTGATTGAACAACAGCTTTGCGACTTAGAAGGAAAATTGAAGGAAATCGATCGGACGATTGAAACGCTTCAAGCGCAAAAACAAACAGAGCAGACATCAAAAGAAGCGCTGCAAACAGCGATGACGGAACAAAAAATCGCTCTAGCCGAAACACAGCAGCGCCTAAAAAATGTTCAAGAAAAAGTAGAACAGCTCCATAACGAGCTAGCAGATACAGAAAAACAGCTGCAGGCGTCCAAACAAGAACTTGCCTCTCTGATCGAAGAGATGAATTCGAGCCATTTTGGAGAAGAAGAATTAGAGAAAATGCGGCAAAAAAAATCACAAGATAAGCAAAAAACGATTGAACTGATCGCCAGCCGCCGTGAACAGCGCTTGCAATATCAGACGAAGCTCGAGCATTTGGAACGGGAATGGAAAGAGAAAAAACGCCAGCATAAACAGCTTGCGGACATTGTAAAAGACGAAGAAGTCAAGCTGAACCGCCTTGATGTAGAGTTGGAAAATTTGTTAAGCCGTCTTCGCGAAGAATATATGCTTTCGTTTGAGGCGGCAAAAGAAGCGTATCCGTTAACGGTGGACGTTCAAGAAGCGCGCAAACGAGTAAAGCTTATTAAACGGGCGATCGATGAGCTCGGAACGGTGAACTTAGGCGCAATTGATGAATACGAACGGGTATCAGAGCGTTATCAATTTTTAACAGAACAAAAAGCGGATCTTCAGCAAGCAAAAGAAACGCTCCATCAAGTCATTGACGAGATGGACCAAGAAATGAAAAAACGATTTTTATCAACGTTTGAACATATTCGTTCCCACTTCGGCGACGTGTTTCGCCAGCTGTTCGGCGGAGGAAACGCTGATTTGCGCCTGACGAATCCGGACGATCTGCTCGAAACAGGCATCGAAATCGTCGCACAGCCGCCAGGAAAGAAATTACAGAATTTAAGCTTGCTTTCCGGCGGGGAGCGTGCGCTAACGGCGATTGCTCTATTGTTCTCCATTTTAAAGGTGCGCCCTGTTCCGTTTTGTGTGCTTGATGAGGTGGAAGCAGCGCTGGATGAAGCGAACGTGCATCGCTACGCCCAATATTTAAAACAATTCAGCGACCAGACACAATTTATTGTCATTACCCATCGAAAAGGAACGATGGAAGAAGCGGACGTGCTGTATGGCGTCACGATGCAGGAATCTGGCGTATCGAAACTCGTTTCCGTCCGTTTAGAAGATTCGAAACAACTCGTAAAGTCATAA
- the ylqF gene encoding ribosome biogenesis GTPase YlqF has translation MHMTIQWFPGHMAKAKREVQEKLKLIDIVFELLDARIPLSSRNPMIHEILGNKPRIVLLNKADMADETVTEQWIAYFERQQLHALAIDAQTGTGIKKIVAASKEMLKDKFAKMAAKGIKNPRPMRALIVGIPNVGKSTLINRLAGRNIAKTGDKPGVTKAQQWIKVGKEMELLDTPGILWPKFEDEEVGLKLATTGAIKDTILNLQDVAVYALNFLKQHYPERLKERYSLDDIPGEIVALFDAIGKRRGCLVSGGAVDYDKVSEIVLHDIRTEKLGRLSFETP, from the coding sequence ATGCATATGACGATTCAATGGTTTCCCGGCCATATGGCGAAAGCAAAACGGGAAGTGCAAGAAAAACTGAAACTAATCGATATCGTGTTCGAATTGCTCGATGCCCGCATTCCGCTGTCATCGAGAAATCCGATGATTCATGAAATTCTCGGCAACAAGCCGCGTATCGTTTTACTAAATAAAGCGGATATGGCTGATGAGACGGTGACGGAGCAATGGATTGCCTATTTCGAACGGCAGCAGTTGCATGCGTTGGCGATCGATGCGCAAACAGGCACAGGGATCAAAAAAATTGTAGCAGCGTCGAAAGAGATGTTGAAAGACAAATTTGCTAAAATGGCGGCGAAAGGAATAAAAAATCCTCGACCGATGCGCGCGCTCATTGTTGGAATTCCGAATGTTGGAAAATCTACGCTAATTAATCGTCTTGCTGGAAGGAATATTGCAAAAACAGGGGATAAACCGGGGGTCACGAAAGCGCAGCAATGGATTAAAGTCGGCAAAGAAATGGAGCTTCTTGATACACCAGGTATTTTATGGCCGAAATTTGAGGATGAGGAAGTTGGTCTGAAGCTTGCCACAACCGGGGCCATTAAAGATACGATTTTAAATTTGCAAGATGTTGCTGTATATGCGTTAAATTTTTTAAAACAGCATTATCCAGAACGATTAAAAGAGCGGTATTCTCTTGATGATATTCCTGGAGAAATTGTGGCATTGTTTGATGCAATTGGCAAACGGCGCGGCTGTCTTGTCAGCGGGGGTGCCGTTGACTATGATAAAGTATCCGAAATTGTGCTTCACGATATTCGTACGGAAAAATTAGGAAGATTGAGTTTTGAAACTCCATAA
- the lepB gene encoding signal peptidase I, which yields MEKKRSELREWLKAIVIAVLLAGGIRYFIFAPIIVDGQSMMPTLHNHDRMIVNKLSYKIGTPHRFDIVVFHAEEGKDYIKRVIGLPGDHIEYKNDTLYVNGKPYEEPYLEEYKKQVVDGPWTEPFTLEELTGRKTVPKGYLFVMGDNRRFSKDSRHIGFIPMDKVVGKANIVYWPLSDARIVK from the coding sequence ATGGAAAAGAAAAGAAGTGAACTGCGGGAATGGTTAAAAGCGATTGTGATTGCCGTTTTGCTCGCGGGCGGCATTCGTTATTTTATTTTCGCGCCGATTATTGTCGACGGCCAGTCAATGATGCCAACCCTGCACAATCACGACCGTATGATTGTCAATAAGCTCTCTTATAAAATCGGTACGCCTCATCGTTTTGACATTGTTGTTTTTCATGCCGAAGAGGGAAAAGACTATATTAAGCGGGTCATCGGCTTGCCCGGCGACCATATTGAATACAAAAACGATACGCTATATGTAAACGGAAAGCCGTACGAGGAACCGTACCTAGAAGAATATAAAAAACAAGTGGTCGATGGTCCATGGACCGAACCGTTTACTTTAGAGGAACTTACCGGCCGAAAAACAGTGCCAAAAGGCTATTTGTTCGTTATGGGGGACAATCGCCGTTTTAGTAAAGATAGCCGTCACATTGGATTTATACCAATGGATAAAGTTGTCGGAAAAGCCAATATTGTGTATTGGCCGCTTTCTGATGCACGCATTGTGAAATAA
- a CDS encoding KH domain-containing protein, with product MKQLIETIVQALVDHPEEVFVTNIEDERTIIYEVSVHEEDIGKVIGKQGRTIHAIRTVVYAAAVKQPKRVIVQVKEKG from the coding sequence ATGAAACAATTAATTGAAACGATCGTACAAGCGCTTGTCGATCATCCCGAAGAGGTTTTCGTGACAAACATCGAGGATGAACGGACAATCATTTATGAGGTGTCAGTGCACGAAGAAGATATCGGCAAAGTGATTGGAAAGCAAGGTCGTACGATTCATGCGATTCGCACGGTCGTGTACGCTGCAGCAGTAAAGCAGCCAAAACGTGTGATCGTGCAAGTAAAAGAAAAAGGGTGA
- the ftsY gene encoding signal recognition particle-docking protein FtsY, which translates to MSFFKKLKEKITKQADSVTEKFKQGLSKTRDSFAGRVNDLIARYRKVDEEFFEELEEILISADVGVNTVMELVDELKMEVKRRNIQDPKEMKAVISEKLVEIYRGDDDAKAELNIQENGLTVILFVGVNGVGKTTTIGKLAHKLKSEGKTVMLAAGDTFRAGAIEQLEVWGERVGAEVIKQSAGSDPAAVIYDAIQAAKARNVDVLLCDTAGRLQNKVNLMKELEKVKRVIEREIPGAPHEVLLVLDATTGQNAMSQAKIFKEVTNVTGIVLTKLDGTAKGGIVLAIRNELHIPVKFVGLGEKMDDLQPFDPEQYVYGLFADLFDETNE; encoded by the coding sequence ATGAGTTTTTTCAAAAAGTTAAAAGAAAAAATTACAAAACAAGCGGATTCGGTTACGGAAAAGTTTAAGCAAGGCCTTTCGAAAACGCGTGATTCATTCGCTGGCCGCGTCAACGATTTAATCGCCCGCTATCGGAAAGTCGATGAAGAATTTTTTGAAGAACTCGAAGAAATTTTGATTAGTGCGGATGTTGGTGTGAATACCGTTATGGAGCTGGTTGATGAACTGAAAATGGAAGTGAAACGCCGCAATATTCAAGATCCGAAAGAAATGAAGGCGGTTATTTCCGAAAAGCTTGTTGAGATTTACCGCGGCGATGATGACGCGAAAGCCGAATTAAATATCCAAGAAAATGGCTTAACCGTTATCTTGTTTGTCGGTGTCAATGGAGTCGGCAAAACGACGACGATCGGCAAGCTTGCCCATAAGTTGAAATCAGAAGGAAAGACGGTTATGCTCGCGGCAGGCGATACGTTCCGCGCCGGAGCGATTGAGCAGCTTGAAGTCTGGGGGGAGCGCGTCGGTGCGGAAGTCATTAAACAATCAGCAGGTTCGGACCCAGCGGCCGTTATATATGATGCGATCCAAGCGGCAAAAGCGCGCAATGTCGATGTGCTTTTATGCGATACAGCTGGACGTTTGCAAAACAAAGTGAATTTAATGAAAGAGCTTGAAAAAGTAAAACGCGTCATTGAACGGGAAATTCCAGGAGCGCCGCATGAAGTGCTGCTTGTACTTGATGCGACAACCGGACAAAATGCGATGAGCCAAGCGAAAATTTTTAAAGAAGTAACTAACGTCACTGGCATCGTGTTGACGAAGCTCGACGGCACGGCTAAAGGCGGGATCGTGCTTGCGATCCGCAATGAGCTTCATATTCCGGTGAAATTCGTTGGGCTTGGCGAAAAAATGGATGATTTGCAGCCGTTTGATCCGGAACAATATGTATATGGTTTGTTTGCGGATTTATTTGATGAAACAAATGAGTAA
- a CDS encoding YlqD family protein, with product MKIIQTIEVRQIVTEKSKQALREAFLAQKQQLMRECDQLRFEQKRLEKTGKYSSSLLKQHFAKEMDARMEKIKLLDFQLEQLHILPLGSELKEREVQALIDVEVGDKWENVISKRAIIIEDGIVKEIR from the coding sequence ATGAAAATTATTCAAACGATAGAAGTGCGGCAAATCGTAACGGAAAAGAGCAAACAAGCGCTTCGTGAGGCATTTTTAGCCCAAAAACAACAACTCATGCGGGAATGTGATCAGCTTCGTTTCGAACAGAAACGGCTCGAAAAAACAGGAAAATATTCTTCTTCCCTTCTAAAGCAGCACTTTGCAAAAGAAATGGATGCAAGGATGGAAAAGATCAAACTTCTTGATTTTCAGCTGGAACAATTACATATCCTACCGTTAGGAAGCGAATTAAAAGAGCGGGAAGTACAAGCGCTCATTGACGTAGAGGTCGGTGACAAGTGGGAAAATGTCATTTCCAAACGTGCCATTATTATTGAAGATGGAATCGTCAAAGAAATTCGCTAG
- a CDS encoding putative DNA-binding protein → MLEKTTRMNYLYDFYQALLTPKQRSYMSLYYLDDYSLGEIAQQYEVSRQAVYDNIKRTEAMLEEYEKKLSLFQKFQKRKQLMNQLKDYVLQKYGEDKQLFDMIKELEELE, encoded by the coding sequence ATGCTCGAAAAAACGACGAGAATGAATTATTTGTATGACTTTTATCAAGCGCTGCTGACGCCAAAACAGCGCAGCTATATGTCGCTTTACTATTTAGACGATTACTCCCTCGGTGAAATTGCCCAGCAGTATGAAGTCAGCCGTCAGGCTGTTTATGATAATATAAAGCGAACCGAAGCGATGCTAGAAGAATATGAAAAAAAATTATCGCTCTTTCAGAAGTTTCAAAAACGAAAACAGCTGATGAACCAACTAAAAGATTATGTTTTACAAAAATATGGAGAGGACAAACAACTTTTCGATATGATTAAAGAACTAGAAGAATTAGAATGA
- the rpsP gene encoding 30S ribosomal protein S16, with translation MAVRIRLKRMGAKKKPFYRIVVADSRSPRDGRFIETIGTYNPITEPAEIKIDEELALKWLQNGAKPSDTVRNLLSKQGILEKFHNLKYGK, from the coding sequence ATGGCAGTAAGAATTCGTTTAAAACGCATGGGTGCGAAGAAAAAACCTTTCTATCGTATCGTTGTTGCGGACTCTCGTTCTCCGCGTGACGGACGTTTCATCGAAACAATTGGTACGTATAATCCGATTACAGAACCAGCAGAAATCAAAATCGACGAGGAACTTGCGCTTAAATGGCTGCAAAACGGCGCAAAACCGTCGGATACGGTCCGCAACCTGTTATCCAAACAAGGCATTTTAGAGAAGTTCCATAACTTAAAATACGGCAAATAA